A genomic segment from Polyangium mundeleinium encodes:
- a CDS encoding aldehyde dehydrogenase family protein, whose amino-acid sequence MDVQQDGQAAEAQDAPETNETNETGEASAPEAPRAPQATTGASGPFPTQSPLDGSALPAVTATSASEVPALARKAREAQQAWATKTARERASVIAPVKQRILARAEEIADLVHRECGKPVEEAALAEVLPNADLVEYWTDAIEELLEGTTVEFDPLSYPGKIGRIHKAPRGLVGLVTPWNYPVAIPLRTIVPALLAGNAVLFKPSEITPRAGALVASLFEGLLPEGLLALVQGGGDVGAAVVDEADVVVFTGSVATGRRVAVRCAERLIPCSLELGGKDAAIVLADALVERTANGIVWGAFTNAGQNCASIERVYVDRKIADKIVPRIVELTKKLEPGRDTAVLTTSRQCDIVRRHLAEAEAAGAEVLAGGAPEAGSLAFAPTVVKLEHEDTPLLREETFGPILPIVLVDGVEDAITRVNASTFGLTTSLWTRRVGAAHAMARRLKTGVVTINNHGFTAAVAAAPWTGTGESGYGITNSPHALGELTRPQFVLEDRNKAARELWWYPYTPVLRKIAFAMARVRGGAGLFGRIAAVFELVAALPKRLLGG is encoded by the coding sequence ATGGACGTGCAGCAAGATGGGCAGGCGGCCGAGGCGCAGGACGCCCCGGAGACGAACGAGACCAACGAGACGGGCGAGGCCAGCGCGCCAGAGGCGCCTCGAGCGCCGCAGGCGACGACGGGGGCGAGCGGCCCCTTCCCGACGCAAAGCCCGCTCGATGGATCCGCCCTGCCGGCCGTGACGGCGACGTCGGCGAGCGAGGTCCCGGCGCTCGCCCGCAAGGCGCGCGAGGCGCAGCAGGCGTGGGCCACGAAGACCGCGCGGGAGCGGGCGAGCGTGATCGCGCCCGTGAAGCAGCGGATCCTCGCGCGCGCCGAGGAGATCGCGGACCTCGTGCACCGCGAGTGCGGCAAGCCCGTCGAGGAGGCGGCGCTCGCCGAGGTGCTGCCGAACGCGGACCTCGTCGAGTACTGGACCGACGCGATCGAGGAGCTGCTCGAAGGCACGACGGTCGAGTTCGATCCGCTCTCGTATCCCGGGAAGATCGGCCGGATCCACAAGGCGCCGCGCGGGCTCGTCGGGCTCGTGACGCCGTGGAACTACCCCGTGGCGATCCCGCTTCGAACGATCGTGCCGGCGCTGCTCGCGGGCAACGCGGTGCTCTTCAAGCCGAGCGAGATCACGCCGCGGGCAGGCGCGCTCGTGGCGTCGCTCTTCGAAGGGCTCTTGCCGGAGGGGCTGCTCGCGCTCGTGCAAGGCGGCGGGGACGTGGGCGCGGCGGTCGTCGACGAGGCGGACGTCGTGGTGTTCACGGGCAGCGTGGCGACGGGGAGGCGCGTGGCCGTGCGCTGCGCGGAGCGGCTGATCCCGTGCTCGCTGGAGCTCGGCGGCAAGGACGCGGCCATCGTGCTCGCCGACGCGCTGGTCGAGCGGACGGCGAACGGCATCGTCTGGGGCGCGTTCACGAACGCCGGGCAGAACTGCGCGTCGATCGAGCGCGTGTACGTGGATCGGAAGATCGCGGACAAGATCGTGCCGCGCATCGTGGAGCTGACGAAGAAGCTCGAGCCGGGCCGCGATACGGCGGTGCTGACGACGTCGCGGCAGTGCGACATCGTGCGGCGTCACCTCGCGGAGGCCGAAGCCGCCGGGGCCGAGGTGCTCGCCGGCGGCGCGCCCGAGGCAGGATCGCTCGCGTTCGCGCCGACCGTCGTGAAGCTCGAGCACGAGGACACGCCGCTGCTGCGGGAGGAGACGTTCGGGCCGATCCTGCCGATCGTGCTCGTGGACGGCGTGGAGGACGCGATCACGCGGGTGAACGCGTCGACGTTTGGTCTCACGACGAGCTTGTGGACGCGGCGCGTGGGCGCGGCGCACGCGATGGCGCGGCGCCTGAAGACGGGCGTGGTGACGATCAACAACCACGGCTTCACGGCAGCCGTGGCCGCGGCGCCCTGGACGGGCACGGGCGAGAGCGGGTACGGCATCACGAACAGTCCGCACGCCCTGGGCGAGCTGACGCGGCCGCAGTTCGTGCTCGAAGACCGCAACAAGGCCGCGCGCGAGCTCTGGTGGTACCCCTACACGCCCGTGCTGCGCAAGATCGCCTTCGCGATGGCGCGCGTGCGGGGTGGGGCGGGCTTGTTCGGCCGGATCGCCGCGGTCTTCGAGCTCGTCGCTGCGCTGCCGAAGCGCCTGCTCGGAGGATGA
- the surE gene encoding 5'/3'-nucleotidase SurE, which produces MEDSRPLILLSNDDGYAAENLRALHQALTHYGRVIVCAPEVNQSATSHSLSLHRPLRLRNVSEDVFAIDGTPADCVYVAMHSNSRVLPRKPDLVVSGMNHGLNLGVDVFYSGTVAAAREAAMRGVPAVAVSADAKADRAAAAALGARIAMEALAAFRRTPSARAPLFNVNVPPGNAWPVRATKLGARLYTESVIFREDPRGQEYLWIGGGGVRHDHVHGSDTEAFDEGAVGVTPLTQDLTSSDHRDLCVATCAAVSLSKREG; this is translated from the coding sequence GTGGAGGACTCTCGCCCGCTGATTCTGCTCTCGAACGACGATGGCTACGCCGCAGAGAACCTGCGCGCGCTGCATCAAGCGCTCACCCACTACGGTCGGGTGATCGTGTGCGCGCCCGAGGTGAACCAGAGCGCCACGAGCCACTCGCTCAGCCTGCACCGGCCCCTACGGCTCCGGAACGTGTCGGAGGACGTGTTCGCCATCGACGGGACGCCGGCCGACTGCGTCTACGTGGCGATGCACTCGAACAGCCGGGTGCTGCCGCGCAAGCCTGATCTCGTCGTGTCAGGGATGAACCACGGGCTGAACCTGGGCGTGGACGTGTTCTACTCGGGCACGGTCGCAGCCGCGCGCGAGGCCGCGATGCGCGGGGTGCCCGCCGTCGCGGTGTCCGCCGACGCGAAGGCCGATCGCGCCGCAGCCGCCGCGCTCGGCGCGCGGATCGCGATGGAGGCGCTCGCCGCCTTCCGGCGCACGCCGTCCGCACGCGCGCCGCTCTTCAACGTGAACGTGCCGCCAGGCAACGCGTGGCCCGTTCGTGCCACGAAGCTCGGCGCGCGGCTCTACACGGAGAGCGTGATCTTCCGGGAGGATCCGCGCGGGCAGGAGTACCTGTGGATCGGCGGCGGCGGCGTGCGTCACGATCACGTGCACGGCTCGGACACCGAGGCCTTCGACGAGGGCGCCGTCGGCGTGACACCCCTGACGCAGGATCTCACGTCGTCCGATCACCGCGACCTCTGCGTGGCAACGTGCGCGGCCGTTTCCCTCAGCAAACGCGAAGGCTAG
- a CDS encoding adenine phosphoribosyltransferase, with the protein MTTTFDPDKLPGAHALAYLQSKLRDVPDFPKPGILFKDITPLLADPRALHITIDLLAERFIGERIDLVVGIESRGFIFGGAVATRLNAGFVPVRKLGKLPWKTDRLTYALEYGEAELEMHVDSIPKGARVLVIDDVLATGGTASAAAELTRRQGGVVAAFAFVVELDFLAGRSKLDSENARQAVYSLVHVGG; encoded by the coding sequence ATGACGACGACGTTCGATCCCGACAAGCTGCCCGGGGCGCATGCGCTCGCGTACCTGCAATCCAAGCTGCGGGACGTGCCCGACTTCCCGAAGCCCGGCATCCTGTTCAAGGACATCACGCCGCTGCTCGCCGATCCGCGGGCCCTGCACATCACGATCGATCTGCTCGCGGAGCGGTTCATCGGCGAGCGCATCGACCTGGTGGTGGGGATCGAGTCACGCGGGTTCATCTTCGGCGGCGCCGTGGCGACGCGGCTCAACGCAGGCTTCGTCCCCGTGCGGAAGCTAGGCAAGTTGCCCTGGAAGACGGATCGGCTGACCTACGCGCTCGAATACGGCGAGGCCGAGCTCGAGATGCACGTGGACTCGATCCCGAAAGGCGCACGCGTGCTCGTGATCGACGACGTGCTCGCCACAGGCGGCACAGCAAGCGCAGCCGCCGAGCTCACACGCAGGCAAGGCGGCGTCGTCGCAGCCTTCGCCTTCGTCGTGGAGCTCGACTTCCTGGCGGGGCGATCGAAGCTCGACAGCGAGAACGCGCGGCAAGCCGTGTACTCGCTCGTGCACGTCGGCGGCTGA